One Lycium barbarum isolate Lr01 chromosome 5, ASM1917538v2, whole genome shotgun sequence genomic window carries:
- the LOC132641582 gene encoding F-box/kelch-repeat protein At3g23880-like has translation MVILLKVPPKSMFKFMCVSKPWRRPISSRKLVKAHLKLTANDKESSHHRVIFQDSTGNFKVSRLPPLFQRGQKTELFDMGSPMENPTIYTRIVGSVNGLICLYSNLEEPVLWNPTIRKSKILPTFGAKLRRDCSYYLNYGFGYDESHDDYKVVAIQCISDDGGSYDTVVNIYSLRNNSWRTIDKFQGNFLVNSSGKFVDGKLYWALSADVDTFNMCNIISLDLANETWRRLELPRYGEGSYPLTLGVVGSDLSVLCPNCHEVTNSDVWIMKDCGAKVSWTKNFTIDHPKDLGEFIFFSPIFSVPSCQSSKGEILFLLPPVIMIYDSSTRQLEVAVPSEECFAAEIYVESLVDPVLIAHNH, from the coding sequence ATGGTGATCCTCTTAAAGGTGCCCCCGAAGTCTATGTTCAAATTCATGTGCGTTTCAAAACCATGGCGTCGACCAATCTCTAGCCGTAAGTTAGTAAAAGCCCATTTGAAATTAACAGCTAATGACAAAGAATCCAGCCACCATAGGGTTATTTTTCAAGACTCCACAGGCAATTTCAAGGTAAGTCGTCTCCCTCCCTTGTTTCAGAGAGGACAAAAAACTGAGCTATTTGACATGGGTTCTCCCATGGAAAACCCCACTATTTATACTAGGATTGTGGGTTCAGTCAATGGATTGATTTGTCTGTACAGTAATTTAGAGGAACCAGTCCTATGGAACCCCACAATAAGGAAGTCTAAGATATTGCCTACATTTGGAGCTAAATTGAGGAGGGATTGCTCTTACTATCTCAATTATGGTTTTGGATATGATGAGTCACATGACGATTATAAAGTAGTAGCTATTCAGTGTATTTCTGACGATGGTGGTTCATATGATACTGTAGTCAACATTTACAGTTTGAGGAACAATTCTTGGAGAACAATTGATAAGTTTCAGGGTAACTTTCTGGTAAATTCTTCGGGTAAATTTGTTGATGGGAAGCTTTATTGGGCTTTATCTGCTGATGTTGATACGTTCAATATGTGCAACATCATTTCTCTTGATTTAGCAAACGAGACATGGAGAAGGTTGGAGCTTCCGAGATATGGAGAAGGCAGTTATCCATTGACGCTGGGAGTGGTGGGAAGTGATCTTTCTGTGCTTTGTCCTAATTGTCATGAAGTAACTAATTCAGATGTGTGGATTATGAAGGATTGTGGAGCTAAAGTATCATGGACAAAGAATTTCACCATCGATCATCCTAAAGATCTTGGGGAGTTTATATTCTTTTCACCCATTTTCTCTGTACCTTCTTGCCAGTCAAGTAAGggtgaaattttatttttgcttCCCCCAGTTATTATGATATATGATAGTTCAACCAGACAACTAGAGGTTGCTGTTCCATCTGAGGAATGCTTTGCTGCAGAAATCTATGTAGAAAGCCTTGTTGATCCTGTATTGATAGCACACAATCATTAA